The following coding sequences lie in one Anticarsia gemmatalis isolate Benzon Research Colony breed Stoneville strain chromosome 16, ilAntGemm2 primary, whole genome shotgun sequence genomic window:
- the LOC142979370 gene encoding uncharacterized protein LOC142979370 — protein MAVVIETTLGDITVDLYLDQRPVTCLNFLKLCKMKYYNFNLFHSIRSGFIAQTGDPSGEGSGGQSVFGLLEGPEKRFFSGEKMPKIRHTDVGLLSMVGTGDMMIGSQFFFTLASDLDSLDGVHCVIGEVTEGHDVLRKLNDVICDETHRPYRDVRITHTVVLEDPFNDPVGLRAPSRSPSPSAERLKGGRIAPDEDIDETEGKSAAEIQEMIEEKEAKARATILEIVGDLPDADIAPPENVLFVCKLNPVTTDDDLEIIFSRFGTIVSCEVIRDKKTGDSLQYAFIEFSDKKSCEDAYFKMDNVLIDDRRIHVDFSQSVSKMKWLGKGRGVKYFNDNEDNAHFKSEKSKRSTSRDKDRNNDRNSYNNHKRHDNKERERDRDLRSERHYKRDTDNEKSTRRRSRSPLDLESSRHKNNDYSNSRNNDHSNSRTNNYDSRKTERSKEYKRDSEKYENDNNRKHGDSHRSRSSPSRKRQDEVSRNHRNDRNDKRSNREKDDKSRDRKDTSRDHKEERARDNKSSRDERNNRRGSRGPDNRSRDKADERTRDNRNRTDERIQDHRASRHEKNNYNSDQEKYSDDKKEEQQKTERNSYRDTENRSNSRKEDKPRDHKDKQDRNDKRSNESIVNSSRDSRDERSRENNDRSNNEDIKSDNERTDSRKKRHRDDELESHRSKKSRTSSGNLEPRTPSPTNDKDKKRSKNKSKQADKKKRGSKKKRKPSTSSDSSTETSSSSESSSSSDDGRKKKSVKRRKKKYSTSSSSSSGSSTSSGSSSSSESSSSSSSSSDSDHKKKKTKKHSNKKKKL, from the coding sequence ATGGCTGTCGTAATCGAAACTACTCTGGGTGATATTACCGTGGATCTGTATTTAGATCAACGGCCTGTAACATGTCTAAACTTTTTGAAGCTGTGTAAGATGAAATACTACAATTTTAACTTATTCCACTCCATCCGGAGTGGCTTCATAGCCCAAACAGGTGATCCATCAGGAGAGGGTTCCGGTGGTCAGTCTGTGTTTGGCCTTCTTGAAGGCCCTGAAAAGCGTTTCTTTTCGGGAGAGAAGATGCCAAAAATTCGCCATACAGATGTCGGTTTGCTTTCAATGGTAGGCACTGGAGACATGATGATTGGGTCACAGTTTTTCTTCACCCTTGCTTCGGACTTAGACTCGTTAGATGGTGTACACTGTGTTATCGGCGAGGTTACAGAGGGCCACGACGTACTGAGAAAACTTAACGATGTGATCTGTGACGAGACCCACCGACCCTACCGAGATGTACGAATAACACATACTGTAGTTCTAGAGGACCCTTTCAATGACCCAGTTGGCTTAAGAGCTCCATCTAGATCTCCATCTCCTAGTGCTGAACGTCTTAAAGGGGGCAGGATTGCTCCGGACGAAGATATCGATGAAACTGAGGGTAAATCTGCTGCTGAAATTCAGGAAATGATTGAAGAAAAGGAAGCTAAAGCCCGGGCAACTATACTGGAAATTGTGGGTGATTTACCTGATGCTGATATTGCTCCTCCAGAGAATGTACTGTTTGTATGTAAACTGAATCCTGTAACAACTGATGAtgacttagaaataatattcaGTCGGTTTGGCACAATTGTCAGTTGTGAGGTTATAAGAGATAAGAAAACAGGAGACTCTTTGCAGTATGCTTTCATTGAGTTTTCAGATAAGAAGTCATGTGAAGATGCATACTTTAAAATGGACAATGTGTTGATAGATGACAGAAGGATTCATGTTGACTTCTCTCAGTCTGTGTCCAAGATGAAATGGCTAGGAAAAGGCAGAGgagtcaaatattttaatgataatgaaGATAATGCTCattttaaaagtgaaaaaagtaaaagatcTACAAGCAGAGATAAAGATCGTAACAATGATAGAAATTCTTACAACAATCACAAAAGGCATGATAATAAAGAAAGGGAGAGGGATAGAGACCTCCGCTCTGAAAGACATTATAAACGTGACACAGACAACGAAAAATCTACTAGAAGAAGAAGTAGAAGTCCATTAGATTTAGAAAGCTctagacataaaaataatgactataGTAATTCAAGAAATAATGACCATAGTAACTCAAgaacaaataattatgattcaaGAAAGACTGAAAGATCTAAAGAGTACAAAAGGGAttcagaaaaatatgaaaatgataataatagaaAACATGGTGACTCACACCGTTCACGCTCATCACCATCTAGAAAAAGACAAGATGAAGTATCAAGAAATCACAGGAATGATAGAAATGACAAAAGGTCCAATAGAGAAAAAGATGACAAGTCCAGAGACAGAAAAGACACATCTAGAGATCACAAAGAAGAAAGAGCCCGGGATAATAAAAGTTCAAGAGATGAAAGAAATAACAGAAGGGGCTCTAGGGGACCTGACAATCGGTCCAGAGATAAAGCAGATGAAAGAACAAGGGACAATAGGAATAGAACAGATGAAAGAATACAAGATCATAGAGCCAGTAgacatgaaaaaaataactataattctGATCAGGAAAAGTACTCTGATGATAAAAAAGAAGAGCAACAAAAGACTGAAAGAAACTCATATAGAGACACAGAAAATAGATCAAATAGCAGAAAGGAAGATAAACCCAGAGATCATAAAGATAAACAAGACAGGAATGATAAGAGATCTAACGAATCAATAGTTAACTCATCAAGAGATAGTAGGGATGAAAGATCTAGAGAGAACAATGATAGATCTAACAATGAAGATATAAAATCTGACAATGAAAGAACTGACAGTAGGAAAAAAAGACACAGGGATGATGAATTAGAATCACATAGATCTAAAAAATCTAGAACAAGTTCTGGAAATCTAGAACCCAGAACTCCATCTCCTACAAATGATAAAGATAAGAAAAGATCTAAAAACAAATCTAAGCAAGCAGATAAAAAGAAACGGGGTTCTAAAAAGAAACGTAAACCTTCCACTTCATCAGACAGCTCCACAGAAACAAGTTCCTCTAGTGAGTCTAGTTCATCCAGTGATGATGGAAGGAAAAAGAAATCTGTAAAACGGAGAAAGAAGAAATATTCTACATCAAGTAGCAGTAGCAGTGGTAGTAGTACATCCTCTGGTTCATCATCAAGCTCAGAGTCCAGTAGCTCCTCAAGTTCCAGCTCTGATAGTgatcataaaaagaaaaagactAAGAAACACtctaataagaagaaaaaattaTAG